The Streptomyces aurantiacus genome includes a region encoding these proteins:
- a CDS encoding SUKH-4 family immunity protein: protein MPSTLWLPYDASSLTRLGVGGEAVSELVDRGLPADCNRMFVRDSGRELDVRALPPGRAAFLGAFEDGVNTYWLLIDSGEVWMVRGYEGDGDQQYGLVSSSVAGLQNVLTVWEAFACSGKSDADDDYEDFVEDVIERARQSDPRVFEDEETWWSRVFEEVELGVLVPEDR from the coding sequence TTGCCGAGCACGCTGTGGCTGCCATATGACGCGAGTTCTCTCACGCGCCTGGGTGTGGGCGGCGAGGCGGTGTCTGAGCTGGTCGATCGAGGGTTGCCGGCCGACTGCAATCGCATGTTCGTGCGGGACTCGGGCCGGGAGCTGGATGTCCGCGCCCTTCCGCCGGGTCGGGCTGCGTTCCTCGGTGCGTTCGAGGACGGCGTCAACACGTACTGGCTGCTGATCGACAGCGGTGAAGTGTGGATGGTCCGTGGCTATGAAGGCGATGGGGATCAGCAGTACGGGCTGGTCAGCTCGTCGGTTGCGGGTCTGCAGAACGTCCTGACAGTGTGGGAGGCGTTCGCCTGCTCGGGGAAGAGCGATGCGGACGACGACTACGAAGACTTCGTCGAAGACGTGATTGAGCGGGCCCGGCAGAGCGATCCGAGGGTGTTCGAGGATGAAGAAACCTGGTGGTCACGCGTTTTCGAGGAAGTCGAGCTCGGCGTCCTGGTCCCGGAAGACCGATAG